Proteins from one Oncorhynchus masou masou isolate Uvic2021 chromosome 12, UVic_Omas_1.1, whole genome shotgun sequence genomic window:
- the LOC135549365 gene encoding protocadherin alpha-2-like, with protein sequence MGHAVHCGYRWIPVVLLLCVWNLSSGQIIYFVSEEVNKGTVVGNISKDLNLNVQDLESHMFQIVSGSNKKYFDVNLKTGALYVKEKIDREELCMTSVKCSLNLEIIAQNPLNMYRLEINVLDMNDNGPSFPINVHTLNITESTFQGERYPLPSADDADIGSNTVKTYKLSPNEHFSLDVQSGSEQSMSAELILQKALDREKQAVIQLLLTAVDGGTPARSGTLQIIVNVIDVNDNSPVFSKQLYKVRIVENIPIGTHLIKLNANDVDSGVNGEIVYSLISHRKEKTLDAFQMNKVTGEITVKGTIDREENAAFELHVQAKDRSASPRTTHCKVLVEVIDVNDNAPAISVTSMMNAVREDARSGTAVGLITVSDKDGGVNGKVHCKIVDSVPFKLLSSYKNYYSLVVDGSLDRETTSQYNVTVIATDEGIPPLFSNSVISVYVADVNDNAPRFSETIFNVYLKENSPVGGLIASLTAHDPDMNENTQMSYSFSEGNNGKPLTTMININSLTGEIYSIQSFNFEEVNTFQFHVQATDSGVPPLSTNVTVNVFILDENDNSPVILPPYSNHGAVNSENVPYSAEAGYFVAKIRAVDADSGYNALLSYHISEPKANNLFRIGTSNGEVRTKRRMSDNDLKTHLLVILVSDNGEPSRSATVSIDVVVVESTGDMQTTFRQLPVKEESFSDLNLYLLIAIVSVSVIFILILISLIAVKCHRPDGSFSRYSSPMITTHPDGSWSYSKSTQQYDVCFSSDTPTPFPPADGELISINGGDTFQRTRTLPNTEKVRATIHLALFFIALSFISH encoded by the coding sequence ATGGGCCATGCCGTGCATTGTGGATATCGCTGGATTCCTGTTGTACTGCTTCTTTGCGTATGGAATTTATCTTCGGGACAGATTATCTACTTTGTCTCAGAGGAGGTGAACAAGGGAACCGTTGTTGGTAATATATCCAAGGATCTGAATCTCAATGTTCAGGACCTGGAGTCTCATATGTTTCAGATTGTTTCCGGCTCTAACAAGAAGTATTTTGATGTGAATTTAAAGACGGGGGCTCTGTATGTGAAGGAAAAAATCGACCGAGAGGAACTCTGTATGACCAGTGTGAAATGTTCTCTAAACCTGGAGATCATTGCACAGAACCCTCTCAACATGTATCGTTTAGAAATCAATGTGTTAGATATGAATGATAACGGACCTTCATTCCCAATAAATGTTCATACTTTGAATATAACCGAATCCACATTTCAAGGCGAAAGATATCCCCTGCCCAGCGCTGACGATGCTGATATAGGAAGTAATACAGTGAAAACATACAAGTTGAGCCCGAATGAACATTTCTCTTTGGATGTACAAAGCGGCAGCGAGCAGAGCATGTCTGCTGAGTTAATACTACAGAAAGCTTTAGACCGAGAGAAACAGGCTGTGATCCAGTTGTTACTGACTGCTGTTGATGGAGGAACACCTGCCAGATCCGGGACATTGCAGATAATAGTGAATGTGATAGATGTGAACGATAACAGTCCCGTCTTCAGCAAACAATTGTACAAAGTACGTATAGTAGAGAACATACCAATTGGCACACATTTAATAAAACTGAACGCAAACGATGTGGACTCAGGTGTAAATGGGGAAATCGTTTATTCTTTGATAAGCCACAGGAAGGAAAAAACATTGGATGCATTTCAAATGAACAAAGTGACTGGTGAAATCACAGTTAAAGGAACTATTGATCGCGAGGAGAATGCTGCGTTTGAGCTGCATGTACAGGCCAAAGACAGGAGTGCTAGTCCTCGCACAACGCATTGTAAAGTCTTGGTAGAAGTGATTGATGTCAATGACAATGCTCCAGCGATCTCAGTAACTTCAATGATGAATGCAGTCAGAGAGGATGCAAGATCAGGTACAGCAGTTGGTCTAATAACAGTATCTGATAAAGACGGGGGTGTAAATGGGAAAGTACACTGTAAAATAGTAGACTCTGTTCCATTCAAATTGCTGTCTTCCTATAAGAACTATTATTCGTTAGTGGTAGATGGATCTCTAGATAGAGAGACTACTTCCCAGTACAATGTAACCGTTATAGCTACAGATGAAGGCATCCCACCTCTCTTCAGTAACAGTGTCATTTCTGTTTACGTCGCTGATGTGAATGACAACGCACCTCGCTTTTCAGAAACTATATTTAATGTTTATCTAAAGGAAAATAGTCCCGTTGGAGGGCTTATTGCCAGCTTGACTGCCCATGATCCAGACATGAATGAAAACACTCAGATGTCTTATTCGTTTTCAGAAGGCAATAATGGCAAACCCTTGACTACAATGATAAACATAAACTCATTAACTGGTGAGATATATAGCATACAGTCATTTAACTTCGAAGAAGTAAATACTTTCCAGTTCCACGTTCAGGCCACGGACTCTGGTGTTCCTCCACTAAGCACCAACGTCACTGTCAACGTTTTTATCCTGGATGAGAATGACAACAGTCCTGTGATTCTCCCGCCATATTCTAACCACGGCGCCGTTAATTCTGAGAACGTTCCCTATTCTGCTGAAGCGGGATACTTTGTGGCCAAGATCAGGGCTGTAGACGCCGACTCTGGTTATAATGCGCTGCTTTCTTATCACATCTCTGAACCAAAGGCGAACAATCTCTTCAGAATAGGAACCAGCAATGGAGAAGTACGGACTAAGAGACGAATGAGTGACAATGACTTAAAAACTCACCTGTTGGTCATTCTGGTGTCTGATAATGGCGAACCTTCACGGTCTGCCACAGTGTCTATTGATGTTGTGGTCGTTGAAAGTACAGGTGACATGCAAACAACTTTCAGACAGCTGCCTGTAAAGGAGGAGAGTTTCTCAGATTTAAATCTGTATCTGCTCATCGCCATTGTGTCAGTATCAGTGATATTTATACTGATCCTCATCAGTTTAATAGCTGTAAAATGCCACAGGCCAGACGGCAGTTTCAGCAGGTACAGCTCCCCAATGATCACCACGCACCCTGACGGCAGTTGGTCTTACTCCAAATCTACCCAGCAGTATGACGTGTGTTTTAGCTCCGACACACCAACGCCGTTTCCACCTGCTGATGGTGAGCTGATCAGTATTAATGGAGGGGATACTTTTCAGAGGACGCGAACTCTCCCTAACACAGAGAAGGTAAGGGCAACTATTCATTTGGCGCTTTTTTTCATTGCGTTGTCGTTTATTTCCCACTGA